A single Augochlora pura isolate Apur16 chromosome 2, APUR_v2.2.1, whole genome shotgun sequence DNA region contains:
- the LOC144478443 gene encoding uncharacterized protein LOC144478443 isoform X5: MWDTSGEPPGEKEGGSSDLVVQAKETCENKSPLESLEEVMTKSTSSSKKQEEVQEYARRLSKIKSRAKLSRKNKEGHMAPKDTSHTSDATLPGTSYKAIEDIGQAKTAKAKSTLLQKKLAEDRKVFEQRNKERTETKRAVEEKVEAIRQQLGEKDVSHQDLAVINVQKDQLSVTPIKPVMITSEVMSPVQIESIREKENKITELNNKIVELEATVIDLQENLKEKDSVIESKMKAVTLMSADLSKKGKTTLDTLEDTKDEMRTMQEHFILLESSLKNKNENLLMQLQERDNKITELEESVNRYEQEVNKQKLSESASADFSRSTMDTLVETKEAMKSMQENFVLIESSLKAKNDNLLQQLQDYEIKLAEANQRIFKLESGAGIERDPSIDDLQYKLGKLEHSHKQLQDEKYELQKSIADLQNKIVNISANGNGAVIEKDNRIVELENLVEELKQSNKLLEEESKAELQKLLADMTLKNEDYANKITDLETLVHKLEEEKSDIVAKLPDESVDTDEKVAKLTKELEDLNRSMIKMKAQHKSKIKNLQKQLESFKMVSDTNAELVRLANQVALLEEEKGNLQLNLVDFDELKELHMAKQEISSLEAENAESENLRVTAEMKVVDFEEQLESLQKLRDESKLKSSSEENQDELIRKIEVLTQENTDLHNRITKIEEKGAYDSGSTESFEALQDMDKSDLLKKVEDLIQKNNELTLKLNKVQEVGNSHAGSTESFETINDTDKNELLKKIDQLTQEINDLTIKLNRVEEKGSSDTGSTESFDRIPEHNESMTKIDLLTQENHELIIKLTKLEEQLEYIETSRKESKSNDDLQPKVDSLLEENSNQSAELSNLKAQLLEITVENTNLQKQIETLTVEISTIRSEDTTERSKREIDLSTQIDVLLEEKVHLEKEIKELHNALEKSREITVQDSGLASRVEELLKENENILNRLSDLETFNEKLKGELVATTQEKDELYNKINQMLPDDPASEGSELFEKLEKLNKEKQQLNEQVETLQEKLNKVVSDDQVTDKFIVSLEQEVEDMKKTIVEQTGIIGEFEVKLANKEKELEEKDKEIHNYQTSQQKIVSLADELKEIQERLHKSSMEKASIEEEFNALHEAKGALLEEKQAKDAENNLLKQQLQDTTTSYESKIEEQQVAITEKENEIVKMKEQIEEKDQELHGKYMELQNKMIAIDSLQDELSNLKILIQEKDALLISASEEIASLKNVMRDREVEIVSLRKEFTDLNEKVEESKPLKEYNELLEQLKNKDMILDESQYRFNATAKENNNLLEKIKNLSQQNDEMGQELNEKQQELSNLLVEKDHLDTEITELKNSKDQDEKRIQELQNTSAYYASIVDDLKEELRTGYRQIEQLKQQHTEDMELQSQRVEELIIDLQSKTQECEALNSELLEKKMLIGQNVTEEVKVTLEAKVAELEQKLKDSEDKIQTQLERMKKIAANLRKKSTMCQELEARVTELEEKWMTEKDEKEAKNKQIQDVEILMREKDTRIADLEEKLIQAKSESAEAFTNIDKLTSDLTNSNEKISLFMQQITEIEKETTTIKMQLDSLKVELAVEKEAKQNVISEYETYRQQVATENERQQLELDEVKEKARELSVRMQVMEAEYVEQLALIKNLIAENALLSSKQSQINEKLENVEKESEDRRVLLEQLQRECSTTTVTTQTEEEEVVEDETKIPGTQHCNHCEQCQTVVQALEAKLQEREAEIENLDNELANYIGNFVQMREALRFNDLMNQTAMRNRSLEDPYNELLFQYNALVSNHEEVKTKLDDALKENKDLLDKIEGLQSANVTLEEKVIATEQALEENKQNAELLGNVDSLNSELMKKCEDSESKLLNVQQELQNIQQRAVQLEQELNSQSALLKSEEEQRMQAEQLLQDARNNFKEEIESLKTDKTASEKTIENLKVELETYRNQSESFVEKSVSKREAPTVDFASSERDNVPQLFDASKIFGTTAADSNILGDAEMQRLQAQLSEKEAQCLNLTQEVSDLQRQLIDERSHMSQNYSQCVEDVETSRKEMIASQANLEQFLSEKDKYIDSLKADLNILNLQLTGALESTATKELIETLTAERDHQKILLESQKQQIANLEEELKNSTDTELIRDLEIRVSNITKERDLLQLQLSDSTKLLAEMKESVAIGKNMQLEIEKATRERDEAKEMVANLTQALEDAYKTAEKTSTFTDSSTKESTPQEEPVITRTVPDSLKPVAENVLQTTPTNVWDAGSSEKLNVDDETWGWTEEDTEFIGEQVDISLPLVSNIETQLRAQVEDLQDRIKDLEKERDTLKEENNHVQLRSGKMIKKLKEYKVQVENLQQQLKIQKSTSDFYELDSAIEEELKSQISKLEKALNEVREEQKNMLAEKESLIKRVDILVAANERYMEMKERQCMDMEVLRIRNKELSDKVQFLDHRLQESAVGAADSNASQEVTHVASEQVAKPVERQKRSVDGENLEDLCKKYKDELDNLKDEMEALATENEQLQHFLEKQKEKLSTLESKRTVEENESIQIVDDLNKRIAELQSMLSKSREEYELLRKQYEQSLMDANDQVTVMRQNTDFLKEEYLEKISKLEMNIADLHLQLEKSESNANSFQKSLQEAVQENTSLREKLSDVTTSSEKQISSMSTSMAEITDLLNVRIQEVADLKQALQRQYIDHEEVKTQLQGSMQQLNQELDERKQQVENLKKSLNEKENEFIQQQSVETVSSLVSQATQELMQKHAIEIEEKEKEIRQLNERLSALEASVNICQLEKESSTGQFEVQQQELELLRHNLLEKESIQESLQMNLISLKEQLSEKEKQALQNEEELQRRLKEAEEISIQVQTHVSRIQSLEQELEVVKATLMEKETALGYCTQESAECKLNLESRNAEINELRAELQKVNALRNELQEKSEQINRFSAELEAVQIALNETRQNLSEKTSLLDKNNQLLNEKQMELDRLSTVQQEQPQQSSSEIIDGLPVFRMCDDTTKLQHTIDSIQAELIKKQEEIDHLKYIANENTYPNIIQEMQEIINGLYNEKAELTYSLEEAALKSAEKDKEIEGLVQLVETKSQEFITKEEAIASTKVRRSPEDHEEIVQLQNELHTKEQEINELKYVIAEKDSQLSLQASMEPQSDNFELQEMVQRLTTELYGKEQEIQQLKSMIAALQKEVTRLEEYERLSEETKNAIQRLNMEKEAIRIQAAEFLEQKMEEKEAEINEIKERLSMENRNILAELQLRDKDIENMKIELEDSSLVERKLKEILGSKDEEIIHLGADLADKEHRLAELSITKDTELHNLRVLIHEKDVRIEELLALSDEEEKQLKELKNTLVARETEINSLKTLLEDKVKEYELIQNVLKKDVPIVDVSAIQSGQASGEEAGTSTSQELELAMYMLHQRDVRCEELTYELMQLLEERDVLQLRLSNAIRVNEELRKSSNADVSLTNEPSVSGSSEPLVEHPSPSKSEGPVEIAKEAIDAPIDEDKETLALKLSQLHTVSHAKDVRLRDERELRHTQQMSLLAHKDVLSTLPPEAAARLVNANYTLSRDVQSQSSVLLNWLWGKRSDVYETI; the protein is encoded by the exons ATGTGGGATACGTCAGGGGAGCCACcaggagaaaaagaaggaggTTCATCAGACTTAGTGGTGCAAGCAAAAGAAACATGTGAAAACAAAAGTCCTTTGGAATCCCTTGAGGAAGTTATGACGAAGAGCACATCAAGTTCAAAAAAGCAGGAAGAGGTCCAG GAATATGCCAGAAgactttcaaaaattaaatcaagaGCTAAATTATCACGTAAGAATAAAGAAGGACATATGGCACCTAAAGATACATCACATACATCTGATGCAACATTACCTGGCACTTCTTACAAAGCTATCGAAGATATTGGTCAGGCAAAAACTGCAAAAGCAAAGTCTACTTTACTCCAAAAGAAATTAGCAGAGGACAGAAAGGTATTCGAACAACGTAACAAAGAAAGAACTGAAACTAAACGTGCAGTGGAAGAGAAGGTAGAGGCTATTAGGCAACAGCTAGGAGAGAAGGATGTGTCTCATCAAGATTTAGCAGTAATAAACGTACAAAAGGATCAACTATCTGTCACGCCTATCAAACCAGTCATGATCACTTCAGAG GTGATGTCACCAGTACAAATTGAGAGCattcgagaaaaagaaaataaaattacagaactgaataataaaattgtagaactGGAAGCAACTGTTATAGATCTCcaagaaaatttgaaagaaaaagattcTGTTATTGAATCAAAAATGAAGGCAGTTACGCTCATGTCTGCAGATCTCTCTAAAAAAGGTAAAACAACATTGGACACTCTCGAAGACACAAAAGATGAAATGCGAACAATGCAAGAACATTTTATACTTCTGGAatcttcattaaaaaataaaaatgaaaatcttcTAATGCAATTACAAGAaagagataataaaataacggaATTAGAAGAATCAGTTAACCg GTATGAACAAGAAGTCAACAAACAGAAGTTATCCGAATCGGCAAGTGCTGATTTTTCTCGGTCTACAATGGATACATTGGTAGAAACCAAAGAAGCAATGAAATCAATGCAAGAAAATTTTGTACTTATAGAATCATCACTTAAAGCGAAAAATGATAATCTTCTTCAACAGCTGCaagattatgaaattaaattagcagAAGCTAATCAGCGAATATTTAAACTGGAATCTGGTGCTGGAATAGAAAGAGACCCATCGATTGATgatttgcaatataaattagGAAAATTGGAGCATAGTCACAAACAATTACAAGATGAGAAGTATGAATTGCAAAAAAGTATTGCtgatttgcaaaataaaatagtgaatATATCCGCCAATGGTAATGGTGCAGTGATAGAAAAGGACAATCGAATAGTTGAACTTGAAAATTTAGTGGAGGAGCTGAAACAGTCTAATAAACTTCTTGAAGAAGAATCTAAGGCggaattgcaaaaattgttagcAGATATGACACTTAAAAATGAAGactatgcaaataaaattactgatCTTGAAACTTTAGTACATAAactcgaagaagaaaaaagtgATATTGTAGCCAAATTACCAGATGAAAGTGTTGATACAGACGAAAAAGTGGCGAAACTTACCAAAGAATTAGAGGACTTGAATAGAAGCATGATTAAAATGAAAGCGCaacataaaagtaaaataaagaatttgcAAAAGCAACTGGAGAgttttaaaatg GTATCAGACACAAATGCAGAACTTGTTAGACTGGCGAATCAAGTGGCATTACTAGAGGAGGAGAAAGGTAACCTTCAGCTGAATCTGGTAGACTTTGACGAGCTTAAAG AGCTTCATATGGCGAAGCAGGAGATTTCATCTTTAGAAGCAGAAAATGCAGAGTCTGAAAATCTACGGGTGACTGCAGAAATGAAAGTCGTTGATTTCGAAGAACAATTAGAATCCTTGCAGAAACTACGAGATGAAAGTAAATTGAAGTCTTCATCGGAGGAGAATCAAGATGAATTAATTAGGAAGATAGAAGTTCTGACACAGGAAAATACTGATTTACATAATAGAATaacgaaaatcgaagaaaaaggagccTACGACTCTGGTTCTACCGAGTCATTTGAAGCGTTACAAGACATGGATAAGAGTGATTTGTTGAAGAAAGTTGAAGATCTGATTCAGAAGAATAATGAATTAACTCTCAAATTAAACAAAGTTCAAGAGGTAGGAAATTCACATGCTGGATCTACAGAATCGTTTGAAACTATAAACGATACAGACAAAAATGAActgttaaagaaaattgatcaGTTGACTCAAGAGATCAATGACTTGACAATAAAGTTAAATCGTGTAGAGGAGAAAGGATCCTCTGATACAGGATCAACAGAATCATTTGATCGCATTCCAGAGCACAATGAGAGTATGACGAAGATCGATCTCCTTACTCAAGAAAATCatgaattaataatcaaaCTTACGAAATTAGAGGAGCAATTGGAATACATAGAAACCAGTCGAAAGGAATCGAAATCTAACGATGATTTGCAACCAAAAGTTGATAGTTTACTAGAAGAAAACAGTAATCAATCTGCGGAATTATCTAACCTTAAAGCACAATTATTAGAGATTACAGTAGAGAATACTAATTTGCAAAAGCAAATTGAAACTTTAACTGTAGAGATTTCAACCATTAGATCAGAGGATACTACAGAAAGATCGAAGAGGGAAATTGATCTATCAACACAAATCGATGTGTTATTGGAAGAAAAAGTTCATCtagaaaaagagataaaggAATTACATAATGCTTTAGAAAAATCTCGTGAAATCACAGTTCAGGATTCTGGTCTTGCATCAAGAGTGGAAGAATTGctaaaagaaaatgagaatataCTTAACAGACTGTCAGATCTTGAAacgtttaatgaaaaattgaagggAGAATTAGTGGCTACAACGCAAGAGAAAGATGaattatacaacaaaattaatcaaatgttACCCGACGATCCTGCTAGTGAAGGatcagaattatttgaaaaattagaaaaattgaataaagagAAACAGCAGCTAAACGAACAAGTAGAAACCCTtcaggaaaaattaaataaagtagtaTCCGATGATCAAGTGACAGATAAATTTATCGTTTCGTTAGAACAAGAAGTTGAAGATATGAAGAAAACGATTGTTGAACAAACTGGTATAATTGGAGAGTTTGAAGTTAAACTGGcgaataaagagaaagaattaGAAGAAAAGGATAAAGAGATTCACAATTATCAAACATCTCAACAGAAAATTGTAAGTTTGGCAGACGAATTGAAGGAAATACAAGAGAGACTTCACAAGTCGTCAATGGAGAAAGCTTCTAttgaagaagaatttaatgcATTGCACGAAGCGAAAGGAGCATTACTCGAAGAGAAGCAGGCAAAAgatgcagaaaataatttgttaaagcAGCAATTACAAGATACTACCACTTCATACGAGTCAAAGATTGAGGAACAACAAGTAGCAATAACTGaaaaggaaaatgaaattgtaaagatGAAAGAAcaaattgaagaaaaagatCAGGAGTTACATGGTAAATATATGGAACTACAAAACAAAATGATTGCGATTGACAGTTTACAGGATGAACTgagcaatttgaaaattttaatccaAGAGAAGGATGCTTTATTGATATCTGCTTCCGAGGAAATTGCGAGTCTTAAGAATGTGATGAGAGATAGAGAAGTAGAAATAGTTTCTTTAAGAAAAGAGTTTACTGACTTGAACGAGAAGGTAGAGGAATCTAAACCCTTGAAAGAATACAACGAATTATTAGAGCAGTTAAAGAATAAGGATATGATTCTTGATGAGTCTCAATATAGGTTTAATGCTaccgcgaaagaaaataataatttattggagaaaataaagaatttgtcTCAACAGAATGATGAAATGGGACAAGAATTGAATGAAAAGCAACAAGAACTTTCAAATCTTCTAGTAGAAAAGGATCATTTGGATACTGAAATCACAGAGCTCAAGAATAGCAAGGATCAGGATGAAAAACGTATTCAAGAATTGCAAAACACTTCAGCCTACTATGCAAGCATTGTTGACGATTTAAAAGAGGAATTGAGGACCGGATACAGGCAGATAGAGCAACTAAAGCAGCAGCACACAGAGGACATGGAATTACAAAGTCAAAGAGTCGAGGAATTGATCATAGATCTCCAATCTAAGACTCAAGAATGTGAGGCATTGAATAGCGAATTGTTAGAGAAAAAAATGCTGATTGGTCAAAATGTAACTGAAGAAGTTAAAGTTACTTTGGAAGCTAAAGTCGCTGAGttagaacaaaaattgaaagactCCGAGGATAAGATACAAACGCAGTTAGAGAGGATGAAGAAAATAGCGGCGAATTTAAGAAAGAAGTCAACGATGTGCCAGGAACTTGAGGCTAGGGTCACCGAGCTCGAAGAAAAATGGATGACCGAGAAAGATGAAAAGGAGGCGAAAAATAAGCAGATTCAGGATGTGGAAATCCTGATGCGCGAAAAGGACACGAGGATAGcagatttagaagaaaaattaatacaagcGAAGAGTGAGAGTGCAGAGGCTTTTACGAATATCGATAAGCTTACAAGTGACTTGACTAATTCTAACGAAAAAATATCCTTGTTCATGCAACAGATCACagagatagaaaaagaaactaCAACGATTAAAATGCAATTGGATTCTTTAAAAGTTGAACTCGCAGTAGAAAAAGAAGCGAAACAGAACGTGATTTCTGAATACGAAACTTACAGACAGCAGGTTGCTACAGAGAATGAGCGCCAACAATTGGAGCTAGACGAAGTTAAAGAGAAAGCAAGGGAACTAAGTGTTCGAATGCAGGTTATGGAAGCAGAGTACGTTGAACAGCTTGCATTAATAAAGAATCTAATAGCCGAGAATGCTTTGTTGTCGTCAAAACAGTCACAGATCAATGAGAAGTTAGAGAACGTGGAGAAGGAGTCGGAGGATCGAAGGGTGTTACTGGAACAGCTGCAAAGGGAGTGCAGTACCACTACAGTCACCACTCAAACCGAGGAGGAAGAAGTTGTTGAGGATGAGACTAAAATTCCTGGTACACAACATTGCAACCATTGCGAACAGTGTCAAACGGTGGTGCAAGCGTTAGAAGCGAAACTACAAGAACGGGAGGCAGAAATAGAGAATTTAGATAATGAGCTGGCAAATTACATTGGTAATTTCGTTCAGATGAGAGAGGCTCTTAGGTTCAACGATTTGATGAACCAAACTGCTATGAGAAACAGGTCACTGGAGGATCCCTATAACGAATTGTTGTTCCAGTATAACGCACTCGTTTCGAATCACGAAGaagttaaaacaaaattagatGACGCTCtaaaggaaaataaagatttattagaCAAAATCGAAGGTTTACAATCTGCAAACGTTACTCTagaagaaaaagtaattgCAACTGAACAAGCATTGGAGGAAAACAAGCAGAATGCGGAATTATTGGGAAATGTTGATTCCTTGAATTCTGAGTTAATGAAGAAATGCGAGGACAGCGAATCGAAGTTGTTAAACGTACAACAAgagttgcaaaatattcagCAGCGTGCAGTTCAGTTAGAACAGGAACTAAACTCCCAAAGTGCACTGTTAAAATCCGAAGAGGAGCAACGAATGCAAGCGGAACAATTATTGCAGGACGCAAGAAATAACTTCAAAGAAGAAATAGAGTCTTTAAAGACTGATAAAACTGCGAGTGAGAAAACAATAGAGAATCTAAAAGTTGAGTTAGAAACTTACAGAAATCAAAGCGAATCGTTCGTTGAGAAATCAGTCAGTAAAAGAGAAGCGCCTACTGTGGACTTTGCATCCAGCGAACGAGACAACGTGCCTCAATTATTTGATGCCTCTAAAATCTTTGGAACAACCGCCGCTGATTCCAATATTCTAGGTGACGCAGAAATGCAAAGACTTCAAGCTCAGTTGAGTGAGAAGGAGGCACAATGTTTGAATCTTACTCAAGAGGTCAGCGATTTGCAAAGGCAATTGATCGATGAGAGGTCTCATATGTCTCAAAACTACAGCCAATGCGTTGAAGATGTGGAAACTTCGAGGAAGGAGATGATTGCATCTCAAGCAAACTTAGAACAGTTCCTGTCTGAAAAGGACAAATATATTGATTCATTAAAAGCGGACCTAAACATCCttaatttgcaattaacaGGAGCGTTGGAGTCGACTGCTACAAAGGAGTTAATTGAAACGCTGACCGCAGAGCGTGACCACCAGAAGATCTTGTTGGAGTCCCAGAAACAACAAATTGCCAATttagaagaagaattaaagaaCTCGACGGATACTGAACTGATACGTGATTTGGAAATTCGTGTTTCGAATATTACCAAGGAAAGAGATTTGTTGCAGTTACAGCTGAGCGACTCAACTAAATTATTGGCGGAGATGAAAGAATCTGTAGCAATTGgaaaaaatatgcaattagAAATCGAGAAAGCCACACGTGAAAGGGATGAAGCCAAGGAAATGGTAGCTAATCTGACTCAAGCTTTGGAAGACGCCTACAAGACTGCGGAAAAAACGTCCACTTTCACTGATTCATCTACCAAAGAGTCAACACCTCAAGAGGAACCCGTAATTACTCGCACGGTGCCAGATTCTTTGAAACCAGTCGCTGAAAATGTTCTTCAAACAACTCCAACTAACGTCTGGGACGCCGGATCTTCCGAAAAACTTAATGTCGATGACGAAACCTGGGGCTGGACCGAGGAAGACACTGAATTCATCGGTGAACAAGTCGATATAAGTTTACCATTAGTTTCTAACATAGAGACGCAGTTACGAGCGCAGGTGGAGGATCTTCAAGATCGAATAAAAGATTTGGAAAAGGAGAGGGACACGCTGAAGGAGGAGAACAATCATGTTCAGTTAAGAAGCGGCAAGATGATAAAGAAACTCAAAGAGTATAAGGTGCAGGTGGAAAACCTTCAGCAGCAGTTGAAGATCCAAAAATCAACGAGCGATTTTTATGAGCTGGATTCTGCGATAGAGGAAGAGCTGAAATCTCAGATCAGCAAGCTGGAGAAGGCGTTGAACGAAGTAAGGGAGGAGCAGAAGAACATGCTTGCTGAGAAAGAATCGCTGATTAAACGGGTAGATATTCTCGTCGCTGCGAACGAGCGGTACAtggaaatgaaagaaagacaATGCATGGACATGGAGGTGCTTCGTATTCGGAACAAGGAGTTGTCGGACAAAGTTCAATTCCTGGACCATCGTTTACAGGAGAGTGCAGTTGGCGCTGCAGACAGCAACGCTTCTCAAGAAGTGACTCATGTTGCTTCTGAACAAGTAGCCAAACCGGTTGAACGTCAGAAAAGATCTGTCGACGGCGAAAACCTGGAAGATCTCTGTAAAAAGTACAAAGACGAACTAGACAATCTGAAAGACGAGATGGAAGCACTGGCTACCGAGAACGAACAGTTGCAACATTTCTTGGAGAAGCAGAAGGAGAAGTTGTCCACATTGGAGTCGAAAAGAACAGTGGAAGAGAACGAGTCCATTCAGATCGTGGATGATCTAAACAAAAGGATTGCGGAGTTGCAGAGCATGTTGAGCAAATCTCGAGAGGAGTACGAGTTGCTGAGGAAGCAGTACGAGCAGAGCTTGATGGACGCCAACGACCAGGTGACGGTGATGAGGCAGAACACCGATTTTCTAAAAGAAGAGTATTTAGAGAAGATCAGCAAGTTAGAGATGAACATCGCTGACTTGCATCTGCAACTCGAGAAATCCGAGTCGAATGCGAACAGTTTTCAGAAAAGTTTGCAAGAAGCTGTTCAAGAAAATACAAGTCTACGGGAGAAGTTGTCCGATGTAACTACATCGTCGGAGAAACAAATTTCTAGTATGAGCACGTCGATGGCGGAGATAACCGATTTATTGAATGTCAGGATACAGGAAGTGGCTGACTTGAAGCAAGCACTTCAAAGACAATATATTGATCATGAGGAAGTAAAAACGCAATTGCAGGGATCTATGCAACAACTGAATCAGGAGCTCGACGAGAGGAAGCAACAAGTGGAGAATTTAAAGAAGTCTCTGAACGAGAAGGAAAACGAGTTTATTCAGCAACAAAGCGTGGAAACAGTCAGTTCTTTAGTGAGCCAAGCAACCCAGGAGCTTATGCAGAAGCATGCTATAGAGATCgaggagaaggaaaaagagattCGACAGTTGAACGAGAGATTATCGGCATTGGAAGCATCTGTGAATATCTGTCAACTGGAGAAGGAAAGCAGCACTGGTCAGTTCGAGGTGCAACAACAAGAGTTAGAATTGCTGAGACACAATTTGTTGGAGAAGGAATCGATCCAGGAGTCTCTTCAAATGAACCTGATCTCACTGAAGGAACAGTTAAgtgagaaagaaaaacaagcGTTACAAAACGAGGAAGAATTACAGAGGCGTCTGAAAGAGGCTGAAGAGATCTCCATTCAAGTGCAAACTCATGTTTCACGTATCCAGAGCTTGGAGCAGGAACTCGAAGTCGTGAAAGCTACtttaatggaaaaagaaaCCGCTTTAGGATACTGCACTCAGGAGTCAGCCGAGTGTAAACTAAATCTGGAAAGCAGAAATGCAGAAATTAACGAGCTTCGAGCAGAATTACAAAAGGTTAATGCTTTAAGGAATGAACTGCAGGAAAAGAGTGAGCAGATCAATCGTTTCAGTGCAGAATTGGAAGCTGTACAGATTGCTTTGAACGAGACCAGACAAAACTTGAGCGAGAAGACAAGTTTGCTGGATAAGAATAACCAGCTGTTGAACGAGAAGCAAATGGAACTGGACAGGTTGTCGACAGTACAGCAGGAGCAGCCACAACAGAGTTCTTCCGAAATCATAGACGGATTGCCGGTTTTCAGAATGTGCGACGACACCACAAAGCTGCAGCATACGATAGATTCTATACAAGCTGAATTAATCAAAAAACAAGAGGAGATCGATCATCTGAAATATATTGCGAACGAGAACACGTATCCCAATATAATTCAAGAGATGCAAGAGATAATAAACGGTCTCTATAATGAGAAGGCCGAGCTAACTTATTCTCTGGAAGAGGCTGCGTTGAAGTCTGCAGAAAAGGATAAGGAAATTGAAGGTTTGGTACAGTTAGTCGAAACGAAGAGTCAGGAATTCATAACCAAGGAAGAAGCAATTGCTTCGACGAAGGTTCGACGGTCCCCAGAAGATCATGAAGAAATAGTTCAGTTGCAAAACGAATTGCACACTAAGGAACAAGAGATCAACGAGCTGAAGTATGTGATTGCCGAGAAGGATTCGCAGTTGTCCCTCCAAGCAAGCATGGAACCGCAATCCGATAACTTCGAGCTGCAGGAAATGGTGCAGAGGCTGACCACGGAACTCTACGGTAAGGAGCAGGAGATTCAACAACTGAAATCGATGATCGCTGCGTTACAAAAGGAAGTGACTCGTCTGGAAGAGTACGAAAGGCTCTCCGAGGAAACCAAAAATGCCATACAGAGACTGAACATGGAGAAAGAGGCGATACGTATACAGGCGGCGGAGTTCTTAGAAcagaaaatggaagaaaaggAGGCAGAGATCAATGAGATCAAGGAAAGATTGTCCATGGAGAACAGAAATATCCTAGCCGAGTTACAGCTAAGAGACaaagatattgaaaatatgaaGATTGAGCTGGAAGATTCTTCCTTAGTGGAACGAAAGTTGAAAGAGATCTTAGGCAGCAAAgacgaagaaattattcatttgGGTGCCGACTTGGCAGACAAGGAACATAGACTAGCCGAGTTAAGCATCACTAAAGACACGGAATTGCACAATTTGAGGGTGCTAATTCATGAGAAGGATGTTCGTATAGAGGAGTTGCTGGCCCTCTCCGACGAGGAGGAAAAACAACTGAAGGAGTTGAAGAATACGTTAGTAGCCAGAGAAACGGAGATTAATTCGCTGAAGACGCTCCTGGAGGACAAAGTGAAGGAATACGAGTTAATTCAGAACGTGCTGAAGAAAGATGTTCCTATCGTGGATGTGTCCGCTATTCAAAGCGGACAGGCCTCTGGTGAAGAAGCCGGAACATCCACTTCACAGGAATTAGAACTAGCTATGTACATGCTTCATCAACGAGATGTCAGGTGCGAGGAACTGACGTACGAATTGATGCAGTTGCTCGAAGAAAGAGACGTACTGCAGCTGCGACTATCCAACGCGATTAGAGTGAACGAAGAACTTAGAAAAAGTAGTAACGCCGATGTCAGCCTGACGAACGAACCTTCCGTTTCTGGAAGCTCCGAACCCCTTGTAGAGCACCCCTCACCTTCCAAGTCCGAGGGACCAGTCGAAATAGCGAAAGAGGCTATCGATGCACCGATTGACGAAGACAAGGAGACTCTTGCTCTGAA GCTGTCACAGTTACACACGGTGAGCCACGCGAAAGATGTACGATTGAGGGATGAACGAGAGTTGAGGCACACACAGCAAATGTCTTTGTTAGCACACAAAGACGTCCTAAGTACTTTGCCCCCTGAAGCAGCTGCCAGGCTCGTCAATGCAAATTACACATTAT CTAGGGACGTTCAGAGCCAATCAAGCGTTTTACTAAACTGGTTATGGGGAAAAAG atccGACGTCTACGAAacgatttaa